A single window of Gossypium hirsutum isolate 1008001.06 chromosome A10, Gossypium_hirsutum_v2.1, whole genome shotgun sequence DNA harbors:
- the LOC107886606 gene encoding uncharacterized protein isoform X2, whose translation MLQRSSSTPVFGALVFPFTDSPNKDLDATYSLLQGNHGGKLDFHCQESLNMTSFSHNSSPESHSASGLFEFNPESGGFRLKGFRRAKSEGSIERLDYRSCDIAQFLDPRTPKRSFHRHHITMLHSAPSFSIFNEGVEDGKLGEESLERTVTIGENIDAVGNPDFSFRKKCMELIQEEEGDEGKKRLNRIRVSYNDEEEVELEPPSPPMYLATGLGIDCAGFGAMADGVDLSYMDLDEVDDQEEFHKRLVDEYPCHPLFLRNYAKFLQSKGDLQGAEDYYHRATLADPEDSEILLQYAKILWDLHHDKDRALSYFERAVQASPQDSNVLGAYASFLWEIGDDAEEYGEQEYQGVKEEEIMKVAKNSLPEEETKLARLSMQLPNPAGLEVHTDIQDIDIEDYHTRMVQENPGNPSVLSNYARFLHQSKGDVEGAKEYYLQAIQGDPRNGETMSQYAKLIWDSHRDHDKASHYFEQAVEANPENSNILAAYASFLWETEEDEDNNTRQDQTQVSIQNRALSAINS comes from the exons ATGCTTCAAAGAAGCTCATCAACCCCAGTTTTTGGAGCCCTTGTCTTCCCTTTTACTGACAGTCCAAATAAAGATCTTGATGCTACTTACAGCTTACTTCAGGGCAACCATGGTGGAAAACTCGACTTCCATTGTCAAGAAAGCCTCAACATGACatctttttcacataattcatctCCTGAGTCTCATTCAGCTTCAGGGTTGTTTGAATTCAATCCAGAATCGGGTGGTTTTCGCCTTAAAGGCTTTCGAAGAGCTAAGTCTGAAGGTAGCATAGAAAGATTAGATTATAGATCTTGTGATATAGCTCAGTTTCTAGATCCCAGAACACCAAAGAGATCGTTTCATAGGCATCATATAACAATGTTGCATAGTGCACCATCTTTTTCGATATTCAAtgaaggggttgaagatggaaaaCTAGGGGAGGAGTCATTGGAGAGAACAGTTACAATTGGTGAGAACATTGATGCTGTAGGGAATCCAGATTTCAGCTTCCGGAAGAAGTGTATGGAGTTAATTCAGGAAGAAGAAGGAGATGAGGGAAAAAAAAGATTGAACCGAATTCGAGTTTCTTATAATGATGAAGAAGAAGTTGAACTTGAGCCACCTAGTCCTCCCATGTATCTTGCTACTGGTCTTGGAATTGATTGTGCTGGCTTTGGTGCCATGGCTGATGGTGTTGATTTAAGTTACATGGATCTTGATGAGGTTGATGATCAAGAAGAGTTTCATAAGAGGCTGGTTGATGAGTACCCTTGTCATCCTCTGTTCCTAAGGAATTATGCTAAATTTTTACAG TCTAAGGGAGATCTTCAAGGAGCAGAGGACTATTACCATCGTGCAACATTAGCAGATCCTGAAGACAGTGAGATTCTCTTACAGTATGCCAAAATATTATGGGATCTTCACCATGACAAAGATAGAGCCCTTAGTTACTTTGAGCGTGCCGTTCAAGCTTCTCCTCAAGATAG CAATGTCCTTGGAGCATATGCTAGTTTCCTCTGGGAAATCGGGGATGATGCAGAAGAATATGGAGAACAAGAATACCAGGGG GTTAAAGAGGAGGAAATTATGAAGGTAGCCAAGAACTCACTGCCCGAAGAAGAAACTAAGCTAGCTAGGCTATCCATGCAACTACCAAATCCAGCAGGTTTGGAGGTTCATACCGATATCCAGGACATTGATATTGAGGATTATCATACGAGGATGGTTCAGGAAAATCCTGGCAACCCTTCGGTTTTAAGCAATTATGCTCGTTTCTTACATCAG TCTAAAGGAGATGTTGAAGGAGCCAAGGAATACTATTTGCAAGCCATACAAGGTGACCCTAGGAATGGTGAAACCATGTCACAGTATGCTAAATTGATCTGGGATTCTCACCGTGACCATGATAAAGCTTCACATTACTTTGAGCAAGCAGTTGAAGCTAATCCTGAAAATAG CAATATTCTTGCAGCATATGCTAGCTTCCTTTGGGAAACAGAAGAAGATGAAGACAATAACACAAGGCAAGATCAAACTCAGGTTTCTATTCAAAACAGAGCTTTGTCTGCAATAAACTCATAA
- the LOC107886606 gene encoding uncharacterized protein isoform X1 codes for MLQRSSSTPVFGALVFPFTDSPNKDLDATYSLLQGNHGGKLDFHCQESLNMTSFSHNSSPESHSASGLFEFNPESGGFRLKGFRRAKSEGSIERLDYRSCDIAQFLDPRTPKRSFHRHHITMLHSAPSFSIFNEGVEDGKLGEESLERTVTIGENIDAVGNPDFSFRKKCMELIQEEEGDEGKKRLNRIRVSYNDEEEVELEPPSPPMYLATGLGIDCAGFGAMADGVDLSYMDLDEVDDQEEFHKRLVDEYPCHPLFLRNYAKFLQQSKGDLQGAEDYYHRATLADPEDSEILLQYAKILWDLHHDKDRALSYFERAVQASPQDSNVLGAYASFLWEIGDDAEEYGEQEYQGVKEEEIMKVAKNSLPEEETKLARLSMQLPNPAGLEVHTDIQDIDIEDYHTRMVQENPGNPSVLSNYARFLHQSKGDVEGAKEYYLQAIQGDPRNGETMSQYAKLIWDSHRDHDKASHYFEQAVEANPENSNILAAYASFLWETEEDEDNNTRQDQTQVSIQNRALSAINS; via the exons ATGCTTCAAAGAAGCTCATCAACCCCAGTTTTTGGAGCCCTTGTCTTCCCTTTTACTGACAGTCCAAATAAAGATCTTGATGCTACTTACAGCTTACTTCAGGGCAACCATGGTGGAAAACTCGACTTCCATTGTCAAGAAAGCCTCAACATGACatctttttcacataattcatctCCTGAGTCTCATTCAGCTTCAGGGTTGTTTGAATTCAATCCAGAATCGGGTGGTTTTCGCCTTAAAGGCTTTCGAAGAGCTAAGTCTGAAGGTAGCATAGAAAGATTAGATTATAGATCTTGTGATATAGCTCAGTTTCTAGATCCCAGAACACCAAAGAGATCGTTTCATAGGCATCATATAACAATGTTGCATAGTGCACCATCTTTTTCGATATTCAAtgaaggggttgaagatggaaaaCTAGGGGAGGAGTCATTGGAGAGAACAGTTACAATTGGTGAGAACATTGATGCTGTAGGGAATCCAGATTTCAGCTTCCGGAAGAAGTGTATGGAGTTAATTCAGGAAGAAGAAGGAGATGAGGGAAAAAAAAGATTGAACCGAATTCGAGTTTCTTATAATGATGAAGAAGAAGTTGAACTTGAGCCACCTAGTCCTCCCATGTATCTTGCTACTGGTCTTGGAATTGATTGTGCTGGCTTTGGTGCCATGGCTGATGGTGTTGATTTAAGTTACATGGATCTTGATGAGGTTGATGATCAAGAAGAGTTTCATAAGAGGCTGGTTGATGAGTACCCTTGTCATCCTCTGTTCCTAAGGAATTATGCTAAATTTTTACAG CAGTCTAAGGGAGATCTTCAAGGAGCAGAGGACTATTACCATCGTGCAACATTAGCAGATCCTGAAGACAGTGAGATTCTCTTACAGTATGCCAAAATATTATGGGATCTTCACCATGACAAAGATAGAGCCCTTAGTTACTTTGAGCGTGCCGTTCAAGCTTCTCCTCAAGATAG CAATGTCCTTGGAGCATATGCTAGTTTCCTCTGGGAAATCGGGGATGATGCAGAAGAATATGGAGAACAAGAATACCAGGGG GTTAAAGAGGAGGAAATTATGAAGGTAGCCAAGAACTCACTGCCCGAAGAAGAAACTAAGCTAGCTAGGCTATCCATGCAACTACCAAATCCAGCAGGTTTGGAGGTTCATACCGATATCCAGGACATTGATATTGAGGATTATCATACGAGGATGGTTCAGGAAAATCCTGGCAACCCTTCGGTTTTAAGCAATTATGCTCGTTTCTTACATCAG TCTAAAGGAGATGTTGAAGGAGCCAAGGAATACTATTTGCAAGCCATACAAGGTGACCCTAGGAATGGTGAAACCATGTCACAGTATGCTAAATTGATCTGGGATTCTCACCGTGACCATGATAAAGCTTCACATTACTTTGAGCAAGCAGTTGAAGCTAATCCTGAAAATAG CAATATTCTTGCAGCATATGCTAGCTTCCTTTGGGAAACAGAAGAAGATGAAGACAATAACACAAGGCAAGATCAAACTCAGGTTTCTATTCAAAACAGAGCTTTGTCTGCAATAAACTCATAA
- the LOC107886607 gene encoding nuclear transport factor 2 isoform X1 — MRFHKMATPCPLPVTAAQVGTYFVERYYQVIIQQPHLVHQFYSDASTMVRVDGSHRETAAAMLQIHALVMSLNFTRIEIKTACSLESWNAGVLVMVSGSVLVKDFCSRREFVQTFFLAPQEKGFFVLNDIFHFAEEQQIQHHPAVLLSQHNLDHKLNASATIPEPVPGYLLGGDIQRRKFVAPVDVKENGPVDNYTLLEQLQQAPESESLVDKSSVRECNGSLLHTVNTVQEHVPPVEEPFGEPQKHTYASVLRVAKGKSAPSVAPQVSVSKNLPPASDWDHAPQHTAQQPVLSSNVVEMSGVDMVDEISPIEYEGEIKSVYVRNLLSTVSESEIEEEFKKFGEISPDGVVIRSRKDVGVCYAFVEFEDMSSVRNAVMAGTAQVAGRQVYIEERRPNSYIPSRGGRMGRGRGSYPTEAPRGSFGTRSYGRGCAYNGSE; from the exons ATGAGGTTTCACAAAATGGCAACTCCTTGTCCCCTTCCAGTCACTGCTGCACAG gTTGGAACATATTTTGTGGAGCGATATTATCAGGTTATTATACAGCAGCCACATTTAGTGCACCAGTTTTACAGTGATGCCAGTACCATGGTTCGTGTTGATGGCAGTCACAGAGAAACTGCTGCTGCAATGCTG CAAATTCATGCCCTTGTTATGTCGCTCAACTTTACCCGGATTGAGATCAAGACAGCTTGTTCTCTTGAATCTTGGAATGCAGGTGTTCTAGTGATGGTTTCTGGTTCTGTGCTAGTAAAAGATTTCTGTTCCAGGAGGGAATTTGTGCAAACCTTTTTTCTTGCACCGCAAGAGAAAGGCTTTTTTGTTCTAAATGACATCTTTCACTTTGCTGAGGAGCAACAAATTCAGCACCATCCTGCAGTCCTATTATCACAGCACAATCTTGATCATAAACTCAATGCTTCAGCAACAATTCCTGAACCAG TGCCAGGCTATTTACTAGGTGGAGATATCCAACGACGGAAGTTTGTGGCTCCTGTTGATGTTAAAGAAAATGGTCCAGTTGACAATTATACTCTTTTGGAACAACTTCAGCAAGCTCCGGAATCTGAAAGTCTTGTGGACAAGAGTTCTGTGCGAGAGTGCAATGGTTCACTTCTGCATACTGTGAATACTGTCCAAGAGCATGTGCCTCCAGTCGAGGAACCCTTTGGGGAACCCCAAAAGCACACCTATGCTTCTGTT TTACGGGTTGCTAAAGGAAAATCGGCACCATCAGTTGCTCCTCAAGTTTCTGTTAGCAAGAACCTGCCCCCTGCTTCTGACTGGGACCATGCTCCCCAGCACACTGCTCAGCAGCCTGTTCTCTCCTCAAATGTTGTCGAGATGTCTGGGGTTGATATGGTTGATGAAATTTCACCCATAGAGTATGAAG GTGAAATAAAATCTGTTTATGTAAGGAACTTGCTCTCTACTGTTTCTGAGTCTGAAATTGAGGAGGAATTCAAGAAATTTGGTGAGATTAGTCCTGATGGAGTGGTGATTCGTAGTCGCAAG GATGTTGGTGTTTGTTATGCATTTGTGGAATTCGAAGATATGTCAAGTGTCCGTAATGCGGTCATG GCTGGAACCGCACAGGTTGCTGGACGACAAGTGTACATTGAAGAGCGGAGACCAAATAGTTATATCCCTTCTCGAGGAGGAA GGATGGGTAGAGGCCGAGGCAGCTATCCAACAGAAGCTCCAAGGGGGAGTTTTGGCACTCGAAGTTATGGCAGGGGATGTGCCTACAATGGAAGTGAATGA
- the LOC107886607 gene encoding nuclear transport factor 2 isoform X3, translating to MVRVDGSHRETAAAMLQIHALVMSLNFTRIEIKTACSLESWNAGVLVMVSGSVLVKDFCSRREFVQTFFLAPQEKGFFVLNDIFHFAEEQQIQHHPAVLLSQHNLDHKLNASATIPEPVPGYLLGGDIQRRKFVAPVDVKENGPVDNYTLLEQLQQAPESESLVDKSSVRECNGSLLHTVNTVQEHVPPVEEPFGEPQKHTYASVLRVAKGKSAPSVAPQVSVSKNLPPASDWDHAPQHTAQQPVLSSNVVEMSGVDMVDEISPIEYEGEIKSVYVRNLLSTVSESEIEEEFKKFGEISPDGVVIRSRKDVGVCYAFVEFEDMSSVRNAVMAGTAQVAGRQVYIEERRPNSYIPSRGGRMGRGRGSYPTEAPRGSFGTRSYGRGCAYNGSE from the exons ATGGTTCGTGTTGATGGCAGTCACAGAGAAACTGCTGCTGCAATGCTG CAAATTCATGCCCTTGTTATGTCGCTCAACTTTACCCGGATTGAGATCAAGACAGCTTGTTCTCTTGAATCTTGGAATGCAGGTGTTCTAGTGATGGTTTCTGGTTCTGTGCTAGTAAAAGATTTCTGTTCCAGGAGGGAATTTGTGCAAACCTTTTTTCTTGCACCGCAAGAGAAAGGCTTTTTTGTTCTAAATGACATCTTTCACTTTGCTGAGGAGCAACAAATTCAGCACCATCCTGCAGTCCTATTATCACAGCACAATCTTGATCATAAACTCAATGCTTCAGCAACAATTCCTGAACCAG TGCCAGGCTATTTACTAGGTGGAGATATCCAACGACGGAAGTTTGTGGCTCCTGTTGATGTTAAAGAAAATGGTCCAGTTGACAATTATACTCTTTTGGAACAACTTCAGCAAGCTCCGGAATCTGAAAGTCTTGTGGACAAGAGTTCTGTGCGAGAGTGCAATGGTTCACTTCTGCATACTGTGAATACTGTCCAAGAGCATGTGCCTCCAGTCGAGGAACCCTTTGGGGAACCCCAAAAGCACACCTATGCTTCTGTT TTACGGGTTGCTAAAGGAAAATCGGCACCATCAGTTGCTCCTCAAGTTTCTGTTAGCAAGAACCTGCCCCCTGCTTCTGACTGGGACCATGCTCCCCAGCACACTGCTCAGCAGCCTGTTCTCTCCTCAAATGTTGTCGAGATGTCTGGGGTTGATATGGTTGATGAAATTTCACCCATAGAGTATGAAG GTGAAATAAAATCTGTTTATGTAAGGAACTTGCTCTCTACTGTTTCTGAGTCTGAAATTGAGGAGGAATTCAAGAAATTTGGTGAGATTAGTCCTGATGGAGTGGTGATTCGTAGTCGCAAG GATGTTGGTGTTTGTTATGCATTTGTGGAATTCGAAGATATGTCAAGTGTCCGTAATGCGGTCATG GCTGGAACCGCACAGGTTGCTGGACGACAAGTGTACATTGAAGAGCGGAGACCAAATAGTTATATCCCTTCTCGAGGAGGAA GGATGGGTAGAGGCCGAGGCAGCTATCCAACAGAAGCTCCAAGGGGGAGTTTTGGCACTCGAAGTTATGGCAGGGGATGTGCCTACAATGGAAGTGAATGA
- the LOC107886607 gene encoding nuclear transport factor 2 isoform X2 → MRFHKMATPCPLPVTAAQVGTYFVERYYQVIIQQPHLVHQFYSDASTMVRVDGSHRETAAAMLQIHALVMSLNFTRIEIKTACSLESWNAGVLVMVSGSVLVKDFCSRREFVQTFFLAPQEKGFFVLNDIFHFAEEQQIQHHPAVLLSQHNLDHKLNASATIPEPGYLLGGDIQRRKFVAPVDVKENGPVDNYTLLEQLQQAPESESLVDKSSVRECNGSLLHTVNTVQEHVPPVEEPFGEPQKHTYASVLRVAKGKSAPSVAPQVSVSKNLPPASDWDHAPQHTAQQPVLSSNVVEMSGVDMVDEISPIEYEGEIKSVYVRNLLSTVSESEIEEEFKKFGEISPDGVVIRSRKDVGVCYAFVEFEDMSSVRNAVMAGTAQVAGRQVYIEERRPNSYIPSRGGRMGRGRGSYPTEAPRGSFGTRSYGRGCAYNGSE, encoded by the exons ATGAGGTTTCACAAAATGGCAACTCCTTGTCCCCTTCCAGTCACTGCTGCACAG gTTGGAACATATTTTGTGGAGCGATATTATCAGGTTATTATACAGCAGCCACATTTAGTGCACCAGTTTTACAGTGATGCCAGTACCATGGTTCGTGTTGATGGCAGTCACAGAGAAACTGCTGCTGCAATGCTG CAAATTCATGCCCTTGTTATGTCGCTCAACTTTACCCGGATTGAGATCAAGACAGCTTGTTCTCTTGAATCTTGGAATGCAGGTGTTCTAGTGATGGTTTCTGGTTCTGTGCTAGTAAAAGATTTCTGTTCCAGGAGGGAATTTGTGCAAACCTTTTTTCTTGCACCGCAAGAGAAAGGCTTTTTTGTTCTAAATGACATCTTTCACTTTGCTGAGGAGCAACAAATTCAGCACCATCCTGCAGTCCTATTATCACAGCACAATCTTGATCATAAACTCAATGCTTCAGCAACAATTCCTGAACCAG GCTATTTACTAGGTGGAGATATCCAACGACGGAAGTTTGTGGCTCCTGTTGATGTTAAAGAAAATGGTCCAGTTGACAATTATACTCTTTTGGAACAACTTCAGCAAGCTCCGGAATCTGAAAGTCTTGTGGACAAGAGTTCTGTGCGAGAGTGCAATGGTTCACTTCTGCATACTGTGAATACTGTCCAAGAGCATGTGCCTCCAGTCGAGGAACCCTTTGGGGAACCCCAAAAGCACACCTATGCTTCTGTT TTACGGGTTGCTAAAGGAAAATCGGCACCATCAGTTGCTCCTCAAGTTTCTGTTAGCAAGAACCTGCCCCCTGCTTCTGACTGGGACCATGCTCCCCAGCACACTGCTCAGCAGCCTGTTCTCTCCTCAAATGTTGTCGAGATGTCTGGGGTTGATATGGTTGATGAAATTTCACCCATAGAGTATGAAG GTGAAATAAAATCTGTTTATGTAAGGAACTTGCTCTCTACTGTTTCTGAGTCTGAAATTGAGGAGGAATTCAAGAAATTTGGTGAGATTAGTCCTGATGGAGTGGTGATTCGTAGTCGCAAG GATGTTGGTGTTTGTTATGCATTTGTGGAATTCGAAGATATGTCAAGTGTCCGTAATGCGGTCATG GCTGGAACCGCACAGGTTGCTGGACGACAAGTGTACATTGAAGAGCGGAGACCAAATAGTTATATCCCTTCTCGAGGAGGAA GGATGGGTAGAGGCCGAGGCAGCTATCCAACAGAAGCTCCAAGGGGGAGTTTTGGCACTCGAAGTTATGGCAGGGGATGTGCCTACAATGGAAGTGAATGA
- the LOC107887702 gene encoding receptor-like protein EIX2: MGTLQSIVSLHLQKNHLSGEIPLSLNNCTDLILLDAGENELHGNIPRWIGDGLRKLVVLSLRSNKFSGYIPDELCAIGSLQVLDLADNNLIGSIPRCVSKFRAMAKFNGSMGTAISYVIGAGTFVATIVMKGQMLEYSTNLNLVRSIDLSNNKLSGEILVEVTSLFELQALNLSHNLLCGTIPDRIGELRSLESVDFSVNKLSGSIPESMSYLAFLSHLNLSFNNLSGVIPLSTQLQSFDSSCYEGNQLCGLPLPKKHSANVAIYNGGGGNDNEFEMEWFYFGMLYGFGMGFWSVFAPVVINRR, translated from the coding sequence ATGGGAACTCTACAGTCCATTGTATCATTGCATCTTCAGAAAAACCACCTGTCTGGAGAAATTCCGCTGTCATTGAACAACTGCACAGATTTAATCCTACTTGATGCTGGTGAGAATGAATTGCATGGGAACATCCCTCGATGGATAGGCGATGGCCTTCGAAAGCTGGTAGTCTTGAGCCTTCGTTCGAACAAGTTTTCTGGGTACATACCGGATGAGCTCTGTGCTATTGGTTCTCTCCAAGTCTTGGACCTTGCTGATAACAATCTCATCGGAAGTATACCAAGATGTGTAAGTAAGTTTCGAGCAATGGCAAAGTTCAATGGCTCAATGGGAACTGCTATATCTTATGTGATTGGTGCAGGCACTTTTGTTGCAACAATTGTGATGAAAGGTCAAATGCTAGAGTATAGCACAAACCTTAACTTGGTGAGAAGCATAGATTTGTCTAACAACAAATTATCAGGAGAGATCCTCGTGGAAGTAACAAGTTTATTCGAATTGCAAGCATTGAATTTGTCCCATAATCTTTTGTGTGGAACAATTCCTGACAGAATTGGTGAGTTGAGATCACTGGAATCTGTTGACTTCTCTGTAAACAAGTTGTCTGGTTCAATACCTGAAAGCATGTCGTATCTGGCATTTTTGAGCCACTTGAACTTGTCTTTCAACAATTTGTCCGGAGTAATCCCTTTGAGCACTCAGTTACAAAGCTTCGATTCATCGTGTTACGAAGGCAATCAACTCTGTGGATTGCCACTTCCAAAGAAGCATTCTGCAAATGTTGCAATCTACAATGGAGGTGGAGGAAATGACAATGAATTTGAAATGGAATGGttttattttggtatgttatatGGATTTGGTATGGGCTTTTGGAGCGTGTTTGCCCCTGTGGTGATTAATAGGCGATGA
- the LOC107887700 gene encoding receptor-like protein EIX1, which produces MTDALRWDGVVCDNVTAHVLELHLANPRPFLDDYGSDAENEAIDRSKLRGKINPSLLKLTHLSYLNLSQNGFGGIPILDFIGSVESLRHLDLSKAGFGGLVPNQLGNLSSLEYLNLRADIEDNLYVTDLQWLSGLSLIEHLDLSDVDLAQASNWLQVLNTLPFLKILYLSGCQLPQVPPPIHLNLSSLAILDLSLNDIENSLGGSIFHGLVNMTSLRHLDLSNNLFNSSIPESLYSLDSLQFLNLGSNKFRGKLSSAIGNMTSAIDLDLSDNELEGPIPITMGNLCNLKSIVFSGCVSNQLDKLDLSGCHLSGQLTNQLRNFKSLKELHLSRNSVSGPIPISIAELSSLRVLELDQNQLKGQLPRSINELTNLEIHDISTNLLEGVVSETHIGNLPKLKVFQASKNSFVLRVSPDWIPPFELELLGLRSWNVGLMFPLWLHSQKHLRDLDISGSRITDSIPDWLWNFSSPFQYLNLSHNQIHGQIPGIPWAMSVDSVVDLSFNLLSGPLPQISPNVFF; this is translated from the exons ATGACGGATGCATTGAGA TGGGATGGGGTTGTTTGTGACAATGTGACGGCCCATGTGCTTGAGCTCCATCTTGCAAATCCTCGACCTTTTCTGGATGATTATGGTAGTGATGCTGAAAATGAAGCCATCGATAGGTCTAAGCTAAGAGGTAAGATAAACCCTTCTTTGCTTAAGTTAACGcatttgagttatttgaatttAAGCCAGAACGGGTTTGGAGGTATTCCCATTCTCGACTTCATAGGTTCTGTTGAGAGTTTGAGACACCTTGACCTCTCCAAAGCTGGATTCGGAGGCTTGGTCCCTAATCAACTTGGAAATCTCTCGAGTTTGGAGTACCTTAATCTTAGAGCAGATATTGAAGATAATCTCTATGTTACCGATCTCCAATGGTTGTCTGGACTTTCCTTGATAGAACACCTTGATTTGAGTGATGTCGACCTTGCACAGGCTTCCAATTGGTTGCAAGTACTGAACACACTTcctttcttgaaaattttatatttgtcaGGTTGTCAGCTTCCGCAAGTTCCTCCACCCATACATCTTAATCTATCATCTCTTGCAATTCTTGACCTTTCTTTAAATGATATTGAGAATAGTTTGGGAGGATCCATATTTCATGGCCTTGTAAATATGACTTCCCTTAGACACCTTGATCTTTCTAATAACCTTTTTAATTCGTCGATACCTGAGTCGTTGTATAGTCTTGATTCTCTCCAGTTTCTCAATCTTGGCTCTAACAAATTCCGAGGTAAACTTTCAAGTGCCATAGGAAACATGACTTCTGCCATTGACCTTGACCTCTCAGATAATGAACTTGAAGGACCGATTCCAATAACAATGGGAAATCTTTGTAACCTAAAGTCAATCGTTTTCTCAGGATGTGTCTCTAATCAATTAGATAAATTGGATTTAAGTGGGTGTCATCTGTCTGGTCAGTTAACCAATCAACTTAGGAACTTCAAAAGTTTGAAGGAACTACATTTGTCTCGAAACTCTGTCTCTGGTCCCATTCCAATCTCCATTGCAGAGCTTTCTTCCTTGAGAGTCTTAGAACTTGATCAGAATCAATTAAAAGGGCAGCTTCCCCGTTCCATTAATGAACTTACAAATTTGGAAATCCATGATATTTCTACTAATTTGTTGGAGGGTGTTGTTTCAGAAACTCACATCGGCAATCTTCCGAAATTGAAAGTTTTTCAGGCTTCTAAGAACTCTTTTGTTTTAAGAGTCAGTCCTGATTGGATTCCTCCTTTCGAACTTGAACTCCTAGGATTGAGGTCTTGGAATGTAGGTTTAATGTTTCCTTTGTGGCTTCATTCACAAAAACATCTAAGGGATCTAGATATCTCTGGCTCAAGGATTACTGATAGCATTCCTGATTGGTTATGGAATTTCTCCTCCCCATTCCAATATTTGAATCTCTCACACAACCAAATCCATGGGCAGATTCCTGGCATACCTTGGGCTATGTCGGTTGATTCAGTGGTTGACCTTAGTTTTAATCTTTTGAGTGGCCCTTTACCTCAAATTTCCCCCAATGTGTTTTTCTAG
- the LOC107887699 gene encoding uncharacterized protein, giving the protein MMLRNGKKLEPILGENLGQYSTQEKSENEEQVRTKPPLPKIQPPFLGWLNQHWKGKEDNEILKTFKNVKINIPLLDAIKQISRYAKFFKELCTNKRKLTGNERVSVGEKVSAVLQRKMLAKCKDRGMFTIPCKIGHLGIKKAMCDLRASVNVMPFSIYESLNADFYMIKMEEDNTLGSSDILLGRPFLSTASTKIDVHSRTLTMEFEGEIVKFNVYDTISH; this is encoded by the exons ATGATGTTGCGAAATGGAAAAAAACTGGAACCAATTCTTGGCGAAAATCTTGGCCAATATTCTACCCAAGAGAAGAGCGAGAACGAAGAACAGGTCCGAACGAAACCTCCATTACCTAAAATTCAACCTCCATTTCTAGGATGGTTAAACCAACACTGGAAAGGTAAAGAGGACAATGAAATccttaaaacatttaaaaatgtcAAGATCAACATACCACTGCTGGATGCCATCAAACAAATTTCACGTTATGCCAAGTTCTTCAAAGAGCTCTGCACTAACAAGCGAAAATTAACTGGTAATGAAAGAGTAAGTGTTGGTGAGAAAGTATCCGCGGTGTTACAGCGGAAGATGCTGGCAAAATGCAAAGATAGGGGCATGTTcacaataccatgcaaaataggccactTAGGAATTAAAAAAGCCATGTGTGATCTAAGAGCTTCCGTAAATGTAATGCCTTTTTccatttatgaatcacttaatgcGG ACTTTTATATGATAAAAATGGAAGAGGATAACACTCTTGGATCTTCGGACATCTTGCTGGGCCGACCTTTCCTTAGTACTGCTAGCACTAAGATTGATGTGCATAGTAGAACTCTCACGATGGAATTTGAAGGAGAGATCGTGAAGTTTAATGTTTACGACACTATTAGTCATTAA